Proteins from one Ornithobacterium rhinotracheale genomic window:
- a CDS encoding 1-aminocyclopropane-1-carboxylate deaminase/D-cysteine desulfhydrase translates to MSKNPLVIQIPAAPIVEIQHEILQNRQVSLHLLREDLNHPLIQGNKFRKLKYNLIEAHAQGHQTLLTFGGAYSNHIHATAAAGKAFGFKTIGVIRGDELKNKPRNATLKEAEQMGMKLHFVTRKDYRRKSQDYFIDDLHDLFGDFYLVPEGGTNDFAIKGCEEILHDGTKGFDYIACAMGTAGTFTGILKSSESHQKVLGFPALKEYEFLLETVKKYTNKTNYEIINAFHFGGFGKFNRDLISFVNDFKENQKIQLEPLYTGKMLFGILDLVEKDYFKPNSKILAVHTGGLQGIKGFNERFKNKYNIDF, encoded by the coding sequence ATGAGCAAAAATCCTTTAGTAATTCAAATTCCCGCGGCGCCCATTGTGGAGATTCAGCACGAAATTTTGCAGAACCGCCAAGTGTCCTTGCATTTGTTGAGAGAGGATCTAAATCATCCGCTCATTCAAGGCAATAAGTTCAGAAAATTAAAATATAACTTAATCGAGGCGCATGCCCAGGGGCATCAAACCTTATTGACTTTTGGCGGGGCTTATTCCAATCATATTCATGCTACGGCAGCGGCGGGCAAGGCGTTTGGGTTTAAAACCATTGGCGTTATCCGTGGCGATGAGCTGAAAAACAAGCCAAGAAACGCCACGCTCAAAGAAGCCGAGCAAATGGGCATGAAATTGCATTTTGTAACGCGCAAAGATTATCGCAGAAAAAGCCAAGATTATTTTATTGATGATTTGCACGATTTGTTTGGTGATTTTTATTTGGTGCCCGAGGGCGGAACCAATGATTTTGCCATAAAAGGCTGCGAAGAAATTCTACACGACGGCACCAAAGGTTTTGATTACATCGCTTGCGCGATGGGAACAGCGGGGACTTTTACAGGAATTCTAAAATCGAGCGAATCACACCAAAAAGTGCTCGGATTTCCTGCGCTCAAAGAGTATGAGTTTCTGCTTGAAACCGTGAAAAAATATACCAACAAAACAAATTATGAAATTATTAACGCATTTCACTTCGGTGGATTTGGTAAATTTAATCGAGATTTAATTAGTTTTGTCAACGATTTCAAAGAAAACCAAAAAATTCAATTGGAGCCACTCTATACGGGGAAAATGTTGTTTGGGATTTTGGACCTTGTAGAAAAAGATTATTTCAAGCCTAATTCCAAAATTTTAGCCGTGCATACAGGTGGTTTGCAGGGGATTAAAGGTTTTAATGAAAGATTTAAAAACAAATACAACATAGACTTTTAG
- the tyrS gene encoding tyrosine--tRNA ligase: protein MKNFIQELQWRGMIQDMMPETEEHLLEEMRSAYVGIDPTADSLHIGHLVSIMMLKHFQACGHKPYALLGGATGMIGDPSGKSAERNLLDEETLATNIRGIRSQLERFLDFNTNEANGAELVNNYDWMKDFSFIAFARDIGKHITVNYMMAKDSVKKRFDPNENTEGMSFTEFTYQLIQGYDFLHLFQENNCTLQMGGSDQWGNITTGTEMIRRIGKGRAYALTCPLITKADGTKFGKTEGGNIWLDAERTSPYKFYQYWLNTSDEDAERYIKIFTMLTEQEVKDLVAAHKEAPHLRQLQRKLAEEVTTMVHSKEELDKAVQASEILFGKATSENLRKLDEKTFLDIFDGVPQAEITQADLNEDLLEILSTKTEFMKSKGEARRALQQNSIAVNKDKIGEDYKLSENDLISGKYILLQKGKKNYFVIIVK, encoded by the coding sequence ATGAAAAACTTTATACAAGAATTGCAATGGCGTGGCATGATCCAAGATATGATGCCCGAGACTGAAGAACATTTACTGGAAGAAATGCGTTCGGCGTATGTGGGGATCGACCCAACGGCTGATTCGTTACATATAGGGCATTTAGTAAGTATCATGATGCTTAAACATTTTCAAGCTTGTGGGCACAAGCCGTATGCACTGCTTGGAGGGGCTACGGGGATGATTGGAGACCCTTCTGGGAAATCTGCCGAGAGAAACTTGCTTGACGAGGAAACTTTAGCTACAAACATCCGAGGGATTCGTTCGCAATTGGAGCGTTTTCTAGATTTTAATACAAATGAAGCAAATGGTGCCGAGCTTGTAAATAACTACGACTGGATGAAGGATTTTTCTTTCATTGCGTTTGCAAGAGATATCGGAAAACACATCACTGTGAATTATATGATGGCTAAGGATTCGGTGAAGAAAAGATTTGATCCTAATGAGAATACGGAAGGAATGTCTTTTACTGAATTTACTTACCAATTGATCCAAGGCTACGATTTCTTGCACTTGTTTCAAGAAAATAATTGTACGCTGCAAATGGGTGGATCAGACCAATGGGGAAACATCACCACGGGGACAGAGATGATTCGCCGTATCGGGAAAGGAAGAGCCTATGCGCTTACTTGTCCGCTCATTACTAAAGCCGATGGTACTAAATTCGGAAAAACCGAAGGTGGAAACATTTGGCTCGATGCTGAACGCACTTCGCCTTACAAATTCTACCAATACTGGCTAAACACTTCTGATGAAGATGCGGAGCGATACATCAAAATCTTTACAATGCTCACTGAGCAGGAGGTAAAAGATTTGGTTGCCGCACACAAAGAGGCGCCACACCTAAGACAATTGCAACGCAAATTGGCAGAGGAAGTGACTACAATGGTTCATTCAAAAGAGGAATTGGACAAAGCGGTACAGGCTTCTGAAATTCTTTTTGGTAAAGCTACTTCTGAAAACCTAAGAAAATTAGACGAAAAAACATTTTTGGACATTTTTGACGGGGTGCCACAAGCAGAAATTACCCAAGCGGATTTAAACGAAGATTTATTAGAAATTCTTTCTACCAAAACAGAGTTTATGAAATCTAAAGGAGAAGCTCGCCGTGCACTTCAACAAAACTCCATTGCTGTGAACAAAGATAAAATCGGAGAAGATTATAAATTATCTGAAAACGATTTAATCAGCGGAAAATACATTTTATTGCAAAAAGGTAAAAAGAATTATTTCGTAATTATCGTGAAATAA
- a CDS encoding phosphoglycerate kinase, whose translation MKTLNDFNFKDQKVLVRVDFNVPQDKDLNVTDTTRIEAAKPTILKILDDGGAAILMTHLGRPKGQKKDEFSLKHIAGKISDIIGVMVEVADDVVGEDAQEKAKNLQPGSVLLLENVRFREEEEQGDETFAQQLAELGDFYINDAFGTAHRKHASTAVIAHFFDQDHKCFGFLMQKELEAIDKVLKSGEKPVTAILGGSKVSSKITIIDNILPKVDNLIIGGGMSYTFSKAQGGKVGDSIVEDDKLDLALDILKKAKENNVEVYLPVDTVAADDFNNGAATQVVKRGEIPDGWEGLDIGPETVKLFSDVIRNSKTILWNGPVGVFEFENFSKGTRAIGDAIEEATKKGAFSLVGGGDSVAAVKQFGYQDKVSYVSTGGGAMLESLEGIKLPGVAAMDE comes from the coding sequence ATGAAAACACTAAACGACTTTAATTTTAAAGACCAAAAAGTTTTGGTGCGTGTAGATTTTAACGTGCCACAAGATAAAGATTTAAATGTAACAGATACTACGCGTATCGAAGCAGCAAAACCTACTATTCTGAAAATTTTAGACGACGGAGGGGCTGCAATTTTGATGACTCACCTTGGCCGCCCAAAAGGACAGAAAAAAGATGAATTTTCACTAAAACACATTGCAGGTAAAATTTCAGACATTATTGGTGTAATGGTGGAAGTTGCCGATGATGTTGTGGGAGAAGATGCTCAAGAAAAAGCTAAAAATCTTCAGCCAGGAAGTGTTTTGTTGCTAGAGAATGTTCGCTTTAGAGAAGAGGAAGAGCAAGGAGATGAAACTTTTGCGCAACAATTGGCTGAGTTGGGTGATTTCTATATCAACGATGCATTTGGTACTGCGCACAGAAAGCATGCTTCTACTGCAGTGATTGCTCATTTCTTCGATCAAGATCACAAATGCTTTGGTTTCTTGATGCAAAAAGAGCTTGAAGCAATTGATAAAGTTTTGAAAAGCGGAGAAAAACCTGTAACTGCTATTTTAGGTGGCTCTAAAGTTTCTTCAAAAATTACAATTATCGATAATATTTTGCCTAAAGTAGATAACTTAATCATCGGTGGGGGTATGTCTTATACTTTCTCAAAAGCACAAGGTGGTAAAGTAGGGGATTCTATCGTGGAAGATGATAAGCTGGATTTAGCTTTGGATATCCTTAAAAAAGCTAAAGAAAACAATGTTGAAGTTTACTTGCCAGTGGACACTGTGGCGGCAGACGATTTTAATAATGGAGCGGCTACACAAGTTGTGAAAAGAGGAGAGATTCCTGATGGATGGGAAGGCCTTGACATCGGGCCAGAAACTGTGAAATTGTTCTCTGATGTGATTAGAAATTCTAAAACAATCTTATGGAACGGTCCTGTAGGTGTTTTTGAATTTGAAAACTTCTCAAAAGGAACTCGCGCGATTGGAGATGCCATTGAAGAAGCAACTAAAAAAGGAGCTTTCTCACTTGTAGGTGGTGGTGATAGCGTTGCTGCGGTTAAGCAATTCGGATACCAAGACAAAGTAAGCTATGTTTCTACAGGAGGTGGAGCTATGCTAGAAAGCCTTGAGGGAATTAAACTTCCTGGCGTTGCTGCTATGGATGAATAA
- a CDS encoding BACON domain-containing protein translates to MKKFLLSLSEKRSYFFFLGLVSLISILSSCSHDDGDRTRLETAVQEVSFDYVASQKRVEINSSGDYTVSASEDWFTVGKLWADTNAVQILVKENPLAVEREGVVTLTLGQLSQKILVKQAKAPLKLTILQDNIEATKQGGNFEIQVTSNAQNYSVSTEESWLHLAPNPEEGKVSISVDENTTGEKRTGRISFLVDNQIVKSMEITQEGIATYALPYLLFGATAEQVKAFELERKNNLSRETDISGTGTQMAYGLTDKIFNEVNYLVGLKGLQQASLFAAGGTISEENKASFEEFLINQGFEKQTMKGYESTLAFALTDKPVFINEKTQVRAEFMSDRGQNHYRFTYYPVQQREYATFAEFPYFKKGATKAQVEAYEATQSGTLSSSKSEFNTTNSKGFIRDLLYFEGDAQKTFARTYYVYHPGQTTTGLVQITNYYADHSLALYQGLDGDYYLTKEFIKLAQDNGFNYSSFSTKYGYIFTGENVKLYVRWYKHETFGWTLRISIY, encoded by the coding sequence ATGAAGAAATTTTTATTATCATTAAGCGAAAAAAGGAGCTATTTCTTTTTCTTAGGCTTAGTTTCGCTAATTAGTATTTTATCCTCTTGCTCGCACGATGATGGGGATAGAACGAGATTGGAAACCGCAGTGCAAGAAGTTAGTTTTGATTATGTAGCCTCTCAAAAGCGGGTGGAGATTAATTCTTCGGGAGATTACACCGTATCTGCCTCTGAGGATTGGTTTACCGTAGGCAAATTATGGGCTGATACAAATGCAGTGCAGATTTTGGTAAAGGAAAACCCGCTTGCCGTGGAGCGCGAAGGCGTGGTTACCCTTACCTTGGGGCAGCTTTCGCAAAAAATCTTGGTTAAACAAGCCAAAGCACCTTTAAAATTGACAATCCTTCAAGATAATATTGAGGCTACAAAGCAAGGAGGCAATTTTGAAATTCAGGTAACGAGCAATGCTCAGAATTATTCTGTCTCTACGGAGGAGAGCTGGCTTCACCTAGCACCTAACCCCGAGGAGGGCAAGGTATCCATCTCGGTAGATGAAAATACTACGGGCGAAAAAAGAACTGGGCGCATCAGCTTCTTAGTGGATAACCAAATTGTGAAATCTATGGAAATCACCCAAGAGGGAATCGCTACTTATGCTCTGCCTTACCTATTATTTGGCGCTACTGCCGAGCAGGTAAAAGCCTTTGAACTAGAAAGAAAAAACAACCTAAGTCGCGAAACTGACATCTCTGGCACAGGGACTCAAATGGCTTATGGCTTAACTGATAAGATATTTAATGAAGTAAATTACCTCGTGGGGCTAAAAGGATTACAGCAAGCCTCTCTCTTCGCAGCAGGAGGCACAATCTCTGAGGAAAATAAGGCTAGCTTTGAGGAATTCCTAATTAACCAAGGATTTGAAAAGCAAACGATGAAAGGCTATGAAAGCACATTAGCGTTTGCCTTGACTGATAAGCCCGTTTTCATCAATGAAAAAACACAAGTGCGCGCAGAATTTATGAGCGATAGAGGGCAAAACCACTACCGATTTACCTACTACCCCGTTCAGCAAAGAGAATATGCCACTTTCGCAGAGTTCCCTTACTTTAAAAAAGGCGCCACCAAAGCACAAGTAGAGGCCTATGAAGCCACACAATCAGGCACTTTATCTAGCAGCAAATCCGAGTTTAATACAACCAACAGCAAGGGCTTTATAAGAGACCTCCTTTACTTTGAAGGAGATGCGCAAAAAACCTTTGCCAGAACATACTATGTTTACCACCCTGGGCAAACAACAACGGGCTTAGTTCAAATAACAAACTACTACGCAGACCACAGCCTTGCGCTCTACCAAGGCCTTGATGGAGACTACTACCTCACCAAGGAATTTATAAAATTAGCCCAAGATAACGGCTTTAATTACAGCTCATTCAGCACTAAATATGGCTACATTTTCACAGGAGAGAATGTAAAATTATATGTGAGATGGTACAAACACGAAACTTTCGGCTGGACACTACGAATCAGCATTTATTAA
- the pncA gene encoding bifunctional nicotinamidase/pyrazinamidase, translated as MKTLLIVDVQNDFMPYGALPVAKGDEVVPYINQIIASYDLVVATQDWHPENHKSFATEHANKKPFDTIRLNGISQVLWPNHCVQATEGAEFHPDLNTKPIEVIFRKGMNPKVDSYSAFFDNDKKYATQLSGFLKAKGVKEIDIVGLAADYCVFYSVQDALNEGFKVNLHLKGTRVIDPENFEKNILKKLNQNPNFKSIS; from the coding sequence ATGAAAACACTTTTAATTGTAGATGTTCAAAATGACTTTATGCCTTATGGAGCCTTGCCTGTGGCTAAGGGCGATGAGGTGGTGCCTTACATCAACCAAATCATAGCATCCTATGATTTGGTAGTAGCAACACAAGATTGGCACCCTGAAAATCATAAAAGTTTTGCCACTGAACACGCAAACAAAAAGCCATTTGACACCATACGCCTAAACGGCATTTCGCAAGTTTTATGGCCAAACCACTGCGTGCAGGCAACCGAGGGAGCAGAGTTTCATCCAGATTTAAACACCAAACCCATTGAAGTGATTTTTAGAAAAGGAATGAACCCCAAAGTGGACAGCTATTCTGCGTTTTTCGATAATGATAAAAAATACGCCACGCAACTTTCAGGTTTTTTGAAGGCTAAAGGCGTCAAGGAGATAGACATCGTAGGCTTAGCGGCCGATTATTGCGTATTTTATTCCGTGCAAGATGCTTTGAATGAGGGTTTTAAAGTTAATTTGCATTTAAAGGGGACGCGTGTCATCGACCCAGAAAATTTTGAGAAAAATATTTTAAAAAAATTAAATCAAAATCCAAATTTTAAAAGTATTTCTTAA
- the rseP gene encoding RIP metalloprotease RseP, protein MEAALIKAAQLILILSIIVVLHEGGHFAAAKLFKTKVERFFLFFDVKFALFKKKIGETVYGIGWLPLGGYVKIAGMIDESMDTEQMKSEPKPWEFRSKPAWQRLIIMLAGIFVNLVLAIVIFAVMSYKNGNTYIDVNKMSQGVVVDSAQARLGLKIGDVPVGVNGVEYNNLHQILTQALMEGGTLEVKRDGNIVKLPITLQDRANMLALQKTYFLPAEPIVVDSVLAGGTAFKAGLEKGDVLKQINGQPIESFTAFAREVKANANKKINLEVERNGEAKNLEIPVNSEGLIGVAPAFNLEKYTSHEDYTLGESMAQGVNKTFSLITNQIQSFALLWKLKGEATKYVSGPIGMAKALPATWDWDYFWNFTAMLSAVLAFMNILPIPGLDGGHALFTIYEMITGHKPSDKFMGVMQMIGAIILISLMVFIFGNDIFNLMR, encoded by the coding sequence ATGGAAGCAGCATTAATCAAAGCCGCACAGCTTATTTTAATATTATCAATTATCGTGGTTTTGCACGAGGGCGGGCACTTTGCAGCCGCCAAATTATTCAAAACCAAAGTCGAAAGATTTTTCTTGTTTTTTGATGTAAAATTCGCTTTGTTTAAAAAGAAAATCGGCGAAACGGTCTACGGAATCGGGTGGTTGCCATTGGGGGGTTATGTGAAAATTGCAGGCATGATTGACGAAAGTATGGACACCGAGCAAATGAAAAGCGAACCAAAACCTTGGGAATTCCGTTCTAAACCCGCTTGGCAACGATTGATTATCATGCTGGCAGGGATTTTTGTCAATTTGGTATTGGCAATCGTGATTTTTGCCGTGATGAGCTATAAAAATGGAAACACCTATATCGATGTCAATAAAATGTCTCAAGGCGTAGTTGTTGATAGTGCACAAGCTCGTTTAGGGCTTAAGATAGGTGATGTGCCTGTGGGTGTAAACGGCGTTGAATACAACAATCTTCATCAGATTTTAACCCAAGCTCTAATGGAAGGCGGAACCCTTGAGGTGAAACGCGACGGAAATATCGTGAAATTACCGATTACTTTGCAAGACAGAGCCAATATGCTCGCGTTGCAAAAAACTTATTTCTTGCCTGCAGAGCCAATCGTGGTGGATAGTGTTTTGGCAGGAGGAACCGCCTTTAAGGCAGGTTTGGAAAAAGGCGATGTGTTGAAACAAATCAATGGTCAGCCCATAGAATCGTTCACCGCATTTGCAAGAGAAGTGAAAGCTAATGCTAACAAAAAAATTAATCTAGAGGTGGAAAGAAATGGCGAGGCCAAAAATCTTGAAATTCCTGTGAATTCAGAAGGTTTAATTGGTGTAGCGCCAGCCTTTAATCTTGAAAAATACACTTCGCACGAGGATTATACTTTGGGCGAATCGATGGCGCAAGGAGTAAACAAAACTTTTTCGTTGATTACCAATCAAATTCAATCATTTGCCTTGTTGTGGAAATTAAAAGGCGAAGCTACAAAATATGTTTCGGGACCAATCGGTATGGCAAAAGCATTGCCAGCAACTTGGGATTGGGATTACTTCTGGAATTTTACAGCCATGCTTTCGGCGGTATTAGCATTTATGAACATTTTACCGATTCCAGGGCTAGACGGTGGGCACGCTTTGTTTACCATTTATGAAATGATTACTGGGCACAAGCCAAGCGATAAATTCATGGGAGTAATGCAGATGATTGGAGCCATTATTTTGATTAGTTTAATGGTCTTTATCTTTGGAAACGACATCTTTAATCTCATGCGATAA
- a CDS encoding ABC transporter ATP-binding protein, giving the protein MQQASEPLLKVENLSISFGDKKVVNNLSFTLSAGEILGIVGESGSGKSLTSLAIMHLLPKQAHTEGKILFTTDSGTYDLLAKNHTSLKGKNMGMIFQEPMTSLNPSLRCGDQVMENLLLHQKISKKDAKQKVLSLFEEVELPSPERIFKAYPHELSGGQKQRVMIALALICEPQLLIADEPTTALDVTVQKAILQLLKKLQKNYKMGIIFISHDLGVISQICDSVMVMYRGDLVEKGSAQSIFLNPKENYTKGLIECRPKLDEKLAKLPTIEDFTEDKDFVFKTETPEERTQKYEKIYAQKPLIEIKSLQKYFTAHTGLFKKEEIKAVQDISFEIYPGETLGLVGESGSGKTTLSRTLLMLEKPTAGSVWYQGKDITKLSTRELRKLRKDIQIIFQDPYSSLNPMQTVGEIITTPMQIHGVGETSDERKRRAAELFEIVGLSASDLNKYPHEFSGGQRQRIGIARAIALKPKLIICDESVSALDVSVQAQVLNLLNDLKSEFGLTYLFISHDLSVVKYMSDRLIVLQHGKMQEYGFAEDIYQNPKTQYTRDLIAAIPRI; this is encoded by the coding sequence GTGCAACAAGCGAGCGAACCTTTATTAAAAGTTGAAAATCTAAGCATTTCATTTGGCGATAAAAAAGTGGTAAATAATCTTTCTTTTACTCTTTCGGCAGGCGAAATCTTGGGTATAGTGGGCGAATCTGGTAGCGGAAAATCGTTGACTTCGCTTGCCATTATGCATCTTTTGCCCAAGCAAGCACACACCGAAGGCAAAATTCTTTTCACCACAGATAGTGGCACTTACGACCTTTTGGCTAAAAATCACACTTCGCTAAAGGGTAAAAATATGGGCATGATTTTCCAAGAGCCGATGACATCGCTCAACCCGAGTTTGCGTTGTGGCGACCAAGTGATGGAAAATTTATTGCTTCATCAAAAAATTAGTAAAAAAGACGCCAAACAAAAGGTACTTTCTTTGTTTGAAGAAGTGGAACTGCCCTCTCCTGAACGCATTTTTAAGGCATATCCGCATGAGCTCTCGGGCGGACAAAAACAAAGGGTGATGATTGCGCTGGCATTGATTTGCGAACCGCAACTCTTGATTGCCGACGAGCCTACAACGGCACTAGATGTTACGGTGCAAAAAGCGATTTTGCAGCTTTTAAAAAAATTGCAGAAAAATTACAAAATGGGCATTATTTTCATTTCGCACGATTTGGGCGTGATTTCGCAGATTTGCGATTCTGTGATGGTGATGTATCGCGGCGATTTGGTAGAAAAAGGTTCGGCACAGTCAATATTTTTAAATCCGAAAGAGAATTACACCAAAGGACTCATTGAATGCCGCCCAAAACTGGACGAAAAACTTGCAAAACTGCCTACGATTGAAGATTTTACCGAAGACAAGGATTTTGTCTTCAAAACCGAAACGCCTGAAGAACGCACTCAGAAATACGAAAAAATTTATGCTCAAAAGCCTTTGATTGAAATTAAGTCTTTGCAAAAATATTTTACGGCACACACGGGGCTTTTTAAAAAGGAGGAAATCAAAGCGGTGCAAGATATTTCGTTTGAAATTTACCCTGGCGAAACGCTCGGGCTCGTGGGCGAATCGGGCAGTGGAAAAACAACGCTTAGTCGCACGCTCCTTATGCTAGAAAAACCGACTGCAGGCAGCGTTTGGTATCAAGGGAAAGATATCACCAAACTGAGCACGAGGGAATTACGAAAACTTAGAAAAGACATTCAAATTATTTTTCAAGACCCATATTCGAGCTTAAATCCCATGCAAACGGTGGGCGAAATAATTACTACGCCGATGCAAATTCACGGAGTGGGCGAAACCTCGGATGAGCGAAAAAGGCGCGCCGCTGAGTTATTCGAGATTGTGGGGCTGAGTGCGAGTGATTTAAATAAATATCCGCACGAATTTTCTGGCGGACAGCGTCAGCGAATTGGGATTGCCAGAGCGATTGCACTGAAACCGAAACTTATCATTTGCGATGAGAGTGTTTCTGCACTTGATGTTTCGGTTCAGGCGCAAGTGCTGAATTTGCTAAATGATTTAAAATCAGAGTTTGGGCTCACCTATTTGTTTATTTCTCACGATTTATCTGTGGTGAAGTATATGAGCGACCGCCTTATTGTGCTGCAACACGGAAAAATGCAAGAATATGGCTTTGCCGAAGATATTTATCAAAATCCCAAAACGCAATATACTCGAGATTTGATTGCTGCAATTCCGAGGATTTAG
- a CDS encoding HU family DNA-binding protein, whose translation MPIKYKVIQKGQPGVAGGGEKKYYASANLVGEKTLSGLTKEIEKISTVSGADIRAVLYALVDVMQAALEEGNAVRLGELGSMRVNISSEGKAKEEEVTAASIKGAKVIFTPGKDLKKMLNNLTYEKL comes from the coding sequence ATGCCAATTAAGTACAAAGTAATTCAGAAAGGGCAACCAGGCGTTGCCGGCGGAGGAGAGAAGAAATATTATGCCTCGGCAAATTTGGTGGGCGAGAAGACGCTCTCAGGATTGACTAAAGAAATTGAGAAAATCAGCACTGTGAGCGGGGCAGACATACGAGCCGTGCTATATGCATTGGTAGATGTAATGCAAGCCGCGCTGGAGGAAGGTAATGCGGTACGCCTCGGTGAGTTAGGTAGTATGCGCGTGAACATCAGTAGTGAGGGGAAGGCGAAAGAGGAAGAAGTAACGGCGGCGAGTATCAAGGGTGCAAAAGTGATTTTTACGCCAGGTAAGGATTTGAAAAAAATGTTGAATAATCTAACCTACGAAAAGCTCTAA
- a CDS encoding endonuclease/exonuclease/phosphatase family protein — MKYIILLANLILLLLGYSVFLNQWVPPSFCTCFSYAALIFPVVFILNFLLLIYWFIFHRKVGVLMLSLSLGLLIPFNKIYHIWGGNKSQESNLTVMTYNLKVLSKDKGNIKPFIKEKNPDIVFLQELPQGRKHVLDDGYPYVENYQAISILSKYPIIESKQLKLGNRKLRACYADIKFRNDTIRVINVHLSSTRLTKKIFAKATETDGLKKSTRIVTAKLSSSFGTHQREANEIARLIARTKYPIIVAGDFNAVPSSYEYYKIGNNLQDAFVVGGEGLGTTFHDYQFPIKIDHVFSSKDFGVNHVEIDRVPYSDHFPVVVKFNFNPKK, encoded by the coding sequence ATGAAATATATTATCCTTTTAGCCAATCTTATTTTATTGCTCCTTGGGTACAGCGTTTTCTTAAACCAATGGGTGCCACCAAGCTTTTGCACCTGCTTTTCTTATGCTGCACTCATCTTCCCCGTTGTGTTTATTTTAAACTTTTTATTGTTAATTTACTGGTTCATTTTTCACCGAAAAGTAGGCGTGTTGATGTTGTCACTAAGCTTGGGACTACTCATTCCTTTTAATAAAATTTATCATATCTGGGGTGGCAACAAATCTCAAGAAAGCAACCTCACGGTCATGACCTACAACTTAAAAGTTTTAAGCAAAGACAAAGGCAACATCAAACCATTCATCAAAGAGAAAAACCCCGATATTGTATTTTTGCAAGAATTACCCCAAGGCCGCAAACATGTGCTAGACGATGGCTATCCTTATGTAGAAAACTATCAAGCCATTAGCATTCTAAGCAAGTACCCCATTATTGAATCCAAACAATTAAAACTCGGCAACCGAAAGCTCCGTGCTTGCTATGCCGATATCAAGTTTCGAAACGACACAATTCGTGTAATAAATGTGCACCTTTCCTCTACCCGACTGACTAAAAAAATATTTGCTAAAGCCACAGAAACCGATGGGCTCAAGAAAAGTACACGCATTGTAACTGCCAAACTCTCCAGCTCGTTTGGCACACACCAACGCGAAGCCAATGAGATTGCAAGGCTCATTGCCAGAACCAAATACCCCATCATCGTGGCGGGCGATTTCAACGCAGTGCCGTCATCGTACGAATATTATAAAATCGGCAACAATTTGCAAGACGCATTTGTAGTCGGCGGCGAAGGCTTAGGCACCACATTTCATGATTATCAATTCCCTATCAAGATCGATCATGTTTTTTCATCAAAAGATTTTGGAGTAAACCATGTAGAAATCGACCGCGTTCCGTATTCAGACCACTTCCCTGTCGTGGTGAAGTTTAACTTTAATCCCAAAAAATAA